A part of Kitasatospora acidiphila genomic DNA contains:
- the fabG gene encoding 3-oxoacyl-ACP reductase FabG, whose translation MHRSVFVTGGNRGIGLATARAFAELGDRVAITYRSGEPPAGFTAAGGLAVRCDVTDPEQLEQAYQLIEERHGPVEVLVANAGITRDALLLRMSDEELAAVLDANLTGVFRTVRRALRPMVRARQGRIVLVSSVVALHGAAGQTNYAASKAALVGLARSLVRELGPRGITCNVVAPGLVDTDMTGALPDAQRAAMIDGIPLGRSARPEEIAGVIRFLASARAGYLTGAVIPVDGGSGLGF comes from the coding sequence GTGCACCGCTCGGTCTTCGTCACCGGGGGCAACCGGGGCATCGGGCTGGCCACCGCGCGGGCCTTCGCCGAGCTCGGCGACCGGGTCGCGATCACCTACCGCTCGGGGGAGCCGCCGGCCGGCTTCACCGCCGCGGGCGGCCTGGCGGTCCGCTGCGACGTCACCGACCCGGAGCAGCTGGAGCAGGCCTACCAGCTGATCGAGGAGCGGCACGGACCGGTGGAGGTGCTGGTGGCCAACGCCGGGATCACCCGGGACGCCCTGCTGCTGCGGATGTCCGACGAAGAGCTGGCCGCGGTGCTGGACGCCAATCTGACCGGCGTCTTCCGCACCGTGCGGCGGGCCCTGCGCCCCATGGTGCGGGCCCGGCAGGGCCGGATCGTGCTGGTCTCCTCGGTGGTGGCGCTGCACGGCGCGGCCGGGCAGACCAACTACGCCGCCAGCAAGGCCGCCCTGGTCGGACTGGCCCGCTCGCTGGTCCGCGAGCTGGGTCCGCGCGGGATCACCTGCAACGTGGTCGCGCCGGGGCTGGTCGACACCGACATGACCGGGGCGCTGCCGGACGCCCAGCGGGCCGCGATGATCGACGGGATCCCGCTGGGCCGCTCGGCCCGGCCCGAGGAGATAGCCGGCGTGATCCGGTTCCTCGCCTCCGCCCGGGCCGGCTACCTCACCGGCGCCGTCATCCCGGTGGACGGGGGCTCCGGGCTCGGCTTCTGA